A single genomic interval of Chryseobacterium paludis harbors:
- a CDS encoding T9SS type A sorting domain-containing protein, with protein sequence MKALYACFLCNLSFVANAQLTVMATGNYTVGAISGNGVVSMHTSGGGIFKWDAANGLSQIGTISNGYPAAGRTMVNSDGSRIASSVTNTITGFNEVSIYNTTNSTWTNLGGLVPTGWDGSVSSTWGMSTDGNTIVGLGWISAANAHAIKWNSQNGMVDLGSMVSGRSSRANAVNENGTVIVGWQDEDDGTRSGAKWVNGVESYITDGSGNNVGEAGDVSADGNTIIGASMPNPYVWNNATGLTYITHPNSSAFFRGGATGISADGGTVIGFFRPFAAPPMSGEGFIWTAGGGRINLNDYATSLGIATQGVIMSLPLAISKDGKKIAGIGTNSSNQIVAFYLDLSEFLSTHEVTKQVSGLSIYPNPVKDIIYFKGVGKIEKAEIYNMVGQKIMASDAEGHQIDVSSLSTGNYILQIFVRGEISQNLKFIKQ encoded by the coding sequence ATGAAAGCTTTATACGCTTGTTTTTTGTGTAACCTGTCCTTTGTGGCAAATGCGCAATTAACGGTAATGGCAACCGGAAATTATACGGTAGGAGCGATCTCCGGTAATGGAGTAGTAAGTATGCATACCAGTGGCGGCGGAATTTTTAAATGGGATGCCGCAAACGGATTATCGCAAATAGGAACGATTTCTAATGGTTATCCAGCTGCAGGAAGAACGATGGTTAATAGTGATGGCTCAAGAATAGCATCCTCTGTAACCAACACAATCACTGGATTTAATGAAGTATCCATCTACAATACAACAAACTCTACATGGACTAATCTGGGCGGGCTTGTGCCTACCGGTTGGGATGGCTCCGTAAGTTCAACCTGGGGAATGAGTACTGATGGAAATACTATTGTAGGACTAGGCTGGATAAGTGCAGCTAACGCACATGCCATAAAATGGAATTCTCAAAATGGAATGGTTGATCTTGGTAGTATGGTTTCCGGAAGAAGTTCAAGAGCAAACGCAGTCAATGAAAATGGAACAGTAATCGTCGGTTGGCAAGATGAAGACGATGGCACAAGAAGTGGTGCAAAATGGGTAAATGGAGTTGAAAGTTATATTACCGACGGTAGTGGAAATAATGTAGGGGAGGCTGGAGACGTTTCTGCTGATGGAAATACAATAATAGGAGCGAGTATGCCCAATCCGTATGTATGGAACAATGCTACGGGTCTCACCTATATAACACATCCTAATTCCTCAGCCTTCTTCAGAGGTGGAGCAACCGGAATTTCCGCTGATGGCGGAACGGTAATAGGCTTTTTCAGGCCATTTGCAGCACCACCAATGTCTGGAGAAGGCTTTATATGGACAGCTGGAGGAGGGAGAATTAATTTAAATGATTATGCCACAAGTTTGGGTATTGCTACCCAAGGTGTAATCATGTCACTGCCTTTGGCTATTTCCAAGGATGGTAAAAAAATAGCAGGAATAGGGACAAATTCTTCTAATCAGATTGTTGCATTTTATCTGGATCTTTCGGAATTCCTATCAACTCATGAAGTGACAAAACAAGTTTCAGGACTATCTATTTATCCTAATCCGGTTAAAGACATCATCTATTTTAAAGGAGTTGGAAAAATTGAAAAAGCTGAAATTTATAATATGGTCGGTCAGAAAATAATGGCCTCTGATGCTGAGGGACATCAAATTGATGTATCATCGTTATCAACGGGGAATTATATACTGCAAATTTTTGTGAGGGGGGAAATCTCACAGAATCTAAAATTCATTAAACAGTAA